The window CATGATAATGACCCGTGTGTCCTCCGGCGCTTCGACGCCGGCCTTTTCGAGAATGTACTTCGCGCTCTTGCCGACAAATTCCGTCTTCGGAGATTTCCCTTCCTTTGTGACAAGTCCGACAAGACGTTCGATCACCGCGGGGTCCTTCACCTCGAAGGCGCCGTTTTTCTTCATATTGAAGATAAGGTAATCGGCCGCTGAATCGACGACGATGACCTCCTTCTCAGCGATGCATGGAAGGTTGTTGTCGAACGCGCAGCCGTCGACGATGTCCTTGGCCGCCTTTTCAATGTTCGCGCTCTCGTCGACGACCGCGGGAGGATTCCCCGCGCCCGCGCCGATCGCCTTCTTTCCGCTGGAGAGGACGGTCTTGACAATCGCCGGCCCGCCGGTGGCAACAAGCATCCTCACCTTCGGATGGGCCATCATAAGGTTAGTGTTCTCGATCGAAGGCTCGGAAATGGTGACGATAAGGTTCGCCGGCGCGCCAGCCGCGGCGAGTGCCCTGTTCAGTTCGCTTACTAGCCAGAGCGAGACCTTTTTCGCCCTTGGATGGGGGCTGAAAACGACCGTATTACCGGCGGCGAGCATCCCTATTGAATTGCATATGATCGTCTCCGTGGGGTTGGTCGTCGGGGTGATCGCGCCGATGACGCCAAAGGGCGAATACTCAACGATCGTCAGACCGTCGTCACCCGTCAGGGCTTCAGTCGTAAGATCCTCGATGCCGGGCGATTTCGTCGCCGCTAAGCGGTTCTTGACGAGCTTGTGCTCATAATTTCCCATGCCAGTCTCCTCTATCGTGGAGCGCGACATAAATTTCAGGTTCTCTTCGTTAAGCACGGTTTCGCGGACGGCCTCGACGAAGCGGGCCCTGTCGGCCATTGAGCAGTCGAGGTATCTGCGCTGCGCCGCCGCGGCCGCCTCGATGGCGTCGTTCATGTCGGCGAATATTCCGCAGTTGTCGGCGGCGTTATTCTCGCTTTCGTCGATCTTCCGCATGACTCCCTTTACTATACCCTCAATAAGAGCGGCGTCTATGTTCATTGGTCAATACCCCCAATTCTGTAGTTCATCGCGCACAGCGCTATCTCCATATCTTCTTCAACCGTGCCGCCGGAAACGCCGATGGCCCCGACGACGCGGCCGTCGTATTTATAAGGAAACCCTCCGCCGAAGATGACTATTCTGTTTTTATTCGTGTTCTGCACCCCGTAGAGGAACTTCCCGGGCTGCGATACCTCGCCGAGCTCATGGGTAGCCATTTTCAGGGAGGCCGCCGTGTAGGCCTTGTTGAGCGCGATATCGATGCTGGCGAGCAGGGAGTCTTCCATTCTGTGCAGCAACACCGGATGGCCGCCCATATCCACCGCGGCGAATACGATGGGTACCCCCATCTCCTTCGCCCTTTTTTCCGCCGCCGCGGCCATACGCTTCATATTTTCCAGAGTGAAGGGCGCGTCGGTATTATTCACCGCCGTCCGCAGCTCTTCTTTTACCATTTTTTCCACCTTCGCGCGGAGCTCGCACTCCGCCGCGACGGTCTCTTCATAGCGCGCAAGCGCGTAGACGGCGTCCGAAAGGCGGTTTACGTAACGTATGATCTCTTCGCGGAAGAATCTCTTTCCCGGCTGCAGCGCTTCATTGCACCTCGTCATCGCGCGCTCGGCGCGTCTGACGATGGTGCGGGCCACATGGAGCGCCGCCGAGGCGGGGTTCACTCCCGGGATAACGAAAGAGCGCTGTACGCCGGCAACTTCCGTGCACCTGTCGACAACATTCTCGAGAAACTTGATGTCGGCCTCGCCGATCAGGTCTCTGAGTTTTTCCAAACCCTTCTCATCGCTCGCGAGCTCCGCTCCAAGCGCAAAGAGGCGTCCCTGTATCGCGTGTACGGTCTCTCTCACGTAATCAAGTTTGCTCTGGGAATAGGCCAGCCCCAGCATCGAACCGGCCTCGTCGATCGTCCCGTAGCATTCCACCCGGCCGTCCGCTTTGCTGACGCGGCTGCCGCCGACGAGGCTCGTCGTTCCCTTATCGCCCGTCTTAGTGTAAAGGTTCGCCATCTTTAGCCCACCTCTACAGTGTCGACGATACCGACGATGGCCTTATCCACGGGAGCGTTTTCGCTGAACACGCGCCGCGCGGAGCTGCCCTCGAGGACCAGCACAAGTTCGCCCGTACCGGCCCCGACCGAGTCCACCGCCACCTCGCATTTGCCTTCGCATTCGAGATATTCGTTGACCCTTTCAACTATCAGCAGCTTCATTCCGATCAGAGCCGCGTTTTTGCTGGTGGAAACGACCGTTCCGATAACTCTTGCCAGATACATGGCTACACCTCTTTTTCTATCCTGACGCCGCGCTGGAAGGCCGCGTCGTAGGCAAGCTGCGTCACAAGCGCATTTTTTGAGACCCTCAGCAGCGAACCAGCGGGAAGCGAGACGACCTCTCTTCTGCCGATCACCCTTTTTACGCTGAAAAAGTCTTCCACACTCGCCCGCGGAGCCGCCTCTGGAGCCTGCGGTTCGATGAGCTTGATCGTCTTGAAGGCCAGCGTATCGCAGCCGCAGAGCGCCGCGCCAAAATCCCTCAGTGTTTCGAGGTTGGCCGAGAGCTTAGCCTTAAGGGCCGGCGTCATGTTATAGCCCTTCGCGGCCCGCTCGGCGTTTTCCGGACAGCAGCCGTCCCTGGCGATGACGACGTTTTTGCCGCGCATCATGGAATTCGATATTATCCGCGCGGCCGGCGTGTCGGCAATACAGGCGGCGATCTTCGCCGCCGTGTTCACCGTCAGCGCAGGCACGATCACCGTGTAATAGAGCGCGGCCAGCAATTCGGGCGCGCAGTCCAGCTGCTCCTCCTGGTAAAACGCGCCAGGGGCCAGAACTGTGCGCAGCGTATCCACATTAAGCAGCTTCGATGCGCTCTTTGAGAGAAAAAGGTCAAAGGTGAAACCCGCCTGCTGAAGCTGCTGCAGGCTGACGAGCGCGGGGACGAACCCGATCAGCGAGCCGGTGTAAACGACGAGCGCCTTCTTCTGGACGCTTATCAGCTTTTTCACGACCCGGCGCACCACCTCGGCGACCAGAGCCTCTTCGGCGTTTTCAAGCAGTTTTTCTTCTCTCACAGTATCACCCGCCTTTATGCGTTCATCGCTATCCCGAGCGGCGTCACCAGCAGCGGGGCCGCCGGTTTCACCGTGGGGATGCCGATCCGTTTTTCAAAAATTCCTTCAAATTCCTTAAAACAGCAGGCTCCGCCGACGACATAGATCGTCTCCACCTGATGTCCCCTTATGGCTCCCGCCACGATCGAGGCCATCTTTTCGACGACGGGCTTGATGACCGGAAATACGCTGGACTCCTGGGCGGGGTCCTTCTTGAGGCATTCGGCCTCTTCGGTCGTCGTCCGGTGGAAGCCTGCGAGCACCAGCGTCATGTGCGTTCCGCCGGTCGGTTCGTCGGCGGTTAGCACGACCTCGCCATTCCGGATGACGCTGATGCCCGTCGTGCCTCCGCCGACGTCCACCACCGCGCCCTCTTTTATTCCCAGCACGGTGGCGGCCGCCGTCGGTTCGTCGATTATCGCCGTAAGCTCGAAATCAGCCGCCTCCACCACGTTGCCGATGGCCTTGGTGTTGCCCGGTGATATCCCGGGAGGGATTGCGCAGGCCGCTTTGGTCAGCCGGACTCCGAGCTTCTCCTCAAGTCTCGCCTTCATTGAGCGCACGATCCGGATGGCTCCCACGTAATCAACCACGATGCCGTCGCGTACTACGCATGACGGCGTGCTGACGCCGGCCACCGGACGGCCCGCGGAATCAGTGACGGATACGAGGATGTTCGCCGTGCCAAGGTCCACTCCGACCTTGAGCTCGCCCTTCCACGGATTTACCGCTTCCTCTTCCACAAGACGCGCAAATTCACGCAGCGTCTCATTGGGGATCGTGAGGTCCGCCGCCATCACTGCCGGGCCCGCCCTACTATCCTGACAAGGTCGCCGTTTTTAGCGCCGACGGCGTTTGCCTCGTCCGTGTCAATGTGCATCTCCAGCGCGTATTTGTCGCTGACGCGCAGCAGAACGTTGTGTAATACCGCCGAACGCTCCGGCGAACCCACCTCTACGTCCACGATCTCTTTGTCCTTAAAGCCGTAAAAGGCGGCCTCCTTATCAGACATATGGATATGTCTAAGGGCGGCGATGACGCTGCCATCTTTCATGACGGAGCCGCGCGGGCCGATTATCTCGATCCCCGGCGTACCGGCGATTTTACCCGATTCGCGTACCGGCGGTCTGAGCCCCAGCGTGAAACCGTCTGAAAGCGATATTTCGACCTGCGTCTCGGGGCGCAGAGGACCGAGCACGCGGACTTTGTCGATCTGCCCCTTCGGACCCCTGATGGTTACGGTCTCCTCCGAGGCATACTGCCCCGGCTGTCCGAGATCTTTTTTATGCGTCAGCTCGCAGCCTTTGCCGAAGAGGGCGTCCATATCCCCACGGTCAAGATGTATGTGGCGGTTTGAGACGCCCAAGGGTATTCCCGGCCCCTTTGCAAGTTCCTCCAAAACCAGCCGCGTGACCAGTTTTATCAGATTTTCTCTGCTTTCTGCGTTCTCGGCTGCCATAACGGTATCTTCTTAAAGAGCCTTCGGAAGAATCTTCTCGACGTCCGCATGAGGACGCGGAATGACGTGCTGGGAGATAATCTCTCCGACCTTCTCCGCCGCGCAGGCGCCCGCGTCCACCGCCGCCTTGACAGCGCCCACGTCGCCGCGGACCATGACGGTCACGAGTCCCGAACCTATCTTTTCATATCCGATGAGCACGACGTTTGCCGATTTTGTCATCGCGTCGGCCGCCTCGATGGCGCCGACCAGTCCTTTTGTTTCGATCATTCCCAGTGCTTCACTCATTTGGAAAAACCTCCTGTTCGCTTTTACTGCTTTTTAGTATTGTTCTGCCTTCTGCCTTTCGGCTGCGCGGCCTTTTTCTCTTCGTTCGGCGTCTCGCCCGCGGAAGCTTCGGGCGCTGCCGGCGGCTCCTCGGCGGATTCCGCCTCGGGCTCTTCCGCCTGCGCCGGGATACCCGCGCCTACCGTATCGGCGTTGCGCACCATCGTCTCCAGATATGAGCTCGGACGCGCTATCACCCTTGTGCCGACCACCCTGCCTACCTTGGCCGCCGCGGCTTTGGCGGCGGAGACGGCGGCGTTTACCGCGCCGACATCTCCCTCGACCTTGACGGTCGCCATACCGCTGCCCCTCGCAAGTTCGTAACCGACAAGGGTCACGTTTGCGGACTTTACGGCGGCGTCGGCTGCCTCAACGGCGGCTACAAGCCCCACGGTCTCGATCAGCCCTAAACTCATCAGGTGTGCCATTACTTCACCACCTTATCTGCAATGCTTTCCGTAATTTTCAGCGGAAGCTTTTTCACAAGCCGTCCCGCGTTCGTTCCGATTACACGAATCTCTTCGCCGTCGGAAGCGGCAGCGGTCTTAAAGAGCGGCCTCTCCCTATCAAGTTTCGCATAGTGCAGAGCCACAGTTCCGACGTCTATGCCGATGCCGACCTCCATCTGCGATGCGCGCGCCGCGTTCCAGGCAAGGCCGCAGGCCTCATCTTCCGAAGAATCGGCGACCGCCTCGTAGGGTATCCCCTCCTCTTCAAGGCCAAAGCCTATCTGACGGAGCAGAGCGGCGCTGCGCGGCCCTTCGCGGAAGAATATCTTCACCGTGGGACGCTCCTGCTCGATGTACATCGCGCTACCCCTCCTGCGCCGCGGAGAGAACCAGCCCCGTGGCGACAGCGTTGCGCGGTCCGCAGCAGCCGCGGATGTTTCCGCGCCCCGCGACTACCCGGTATTGAGAGAGCGCGTCGGTGACGAGCTGCGGCACCTCGAAGTCAAGCGCCGAGCCGCCAACAAGCACGACGAACTGGATGTCGCGCACGTTTCCGGTCGGACTGACCTTTTCCAGCGCGCGCAGGGCGTTAGTCACAAATACCTTCTCTTTAGCCTGGCGGCGAATGAGGCGGATCTTCTCTATCGACTGTTCACCCTCTAGCGGCAGCATTTCGCCGTTCTTGAGAATGACGACCTTCGCGAAGATGTGCGGCGGCAGCGATTCGTTGAAAAATTCGGCCGTGCCATTTTCATGGCGGATGTGGAAGAGGCTCTCGACCTTCGCAAGAGAATATTTCTTTACGTCCTCCGCCGTTTCGAAGCTGTCAAGCCCCATCTCGGACTGGATCAGAAGCGTTACCATGTTGCCGGCGCCCGCGAGGTGTATCGAATGTATCACGCCCTCTTTGCTGATTATCGAGGCGTCCGTCGAACCGGCCCCCATGTCGAGTATCGCCAGGGGCTTCGACGACCCGGGGGTGGTCAAAGCGCCGAGAATCGCCATATCGGCCTCAACGCCGCCGACCCTCACGGGTACGCCGATCTTCTCGGAGAACTCGCGGGCGATCGCCTCCATCTGCAGACGGTCGGCCTTGACCATCGCCGCGATGCCGACGGCGTTTTCCTGCGAAAATTCATTAGCAAGGCCGCCGCGCACCCTCTGCGGCGTAAAGGTATCGACGGCGAGGAGGTCCTGTATCTTGATCTCGCGAGTGTGCTGCCCGGTAAGGTTCGCCATTACGAGGCGCACCTTCTCAAGCATGCCGCCGGCGTTCGTTCCCGGCTCTCCGCGTACATCCTCCACCACGGGTATCGCGCGGACTCCATTCATGATCTTTTCGGCTCCGTCGTCCACGTCGACCTTGACGGTCTTGCCGCCGCCGGTGATCTCGATGAATCCGGCGGGGATACGGCGCTCTTTTACATCGCCCTCCGGCGTTTTGATGACCACCGCTGAGCGGTTGCCGATGAGGGCGCGGGCGATCGGGACGACCTGCCGCGTCTCGTCGGGAGTGAGGTCGAAGAGCGTCGCGATCCCATATGGGTTGGATAATACCTCTACGACGCCGCCGGTGGCCGCCACCTCCACCGCCGCGGGCATACCGAGGGGGACCTTGTCTATCAGCCCAACCTCGTCGACAATAGGCATCTTCGTCTCAAGGCGGTTGTTTATCAGCACTCCGTCGTCACGCTGCGCGATCGCGGCGCTGATCCTGCCTCCGCGGCGGCGGTAGTCGTTGAGCGCCTTCGCCGCGTATTCAAAATCGACCGACGCCGGGATGACCGCTATATAAGTATCCTCCGAGGCGCTCTTGGAAATGAGTTCCTCTATATTTACGGTGATCCCCTTCCCCACGCCGAGGCCTCCCGGCGTCGCGGGGTTGTGTCCGATCATCGTCGATTCCGTGATGATCGTTTCGGTGATCGTCTCCATCGCGACATCCCCTATGACAGGCGCCGCCTCGTTGAGGCGTACCTCTGTCAGATCCTCTATGGAAACACCGGCCTCTTCCAAAGCGCAGGTCAGAGAATGAAAGACGCCGTTGATGTTCTGGCGGGTACCCTTAATACCGGTCGTCGGCACTGTCGCGCCGCCGAGGAACTCTGCCTTTCCATCCGCTATCTTTGCTAACGCCGTCTCTGTCGTTGCGTTGCCGATGTCTATACCTGCGACTATTTTCATAGGGGGCTCCTTTCAGAAATACCTTTAATCCTTCTTGAGACGTCCTCTTGCCTCGTAGACCGCGGCGGCCTCTCTCACAAGTCCGCCGGATATCTTCGCGTTGTATTTCGTCTCAAGTTCCTCGGCGATAGCAAGCAGCTCCGCCTTCGTCGAACGGTAGGGACGGAGCGCGTTGTATATTTCGAGAAGCCGGTCGTCTCCGACTGCGATGAGTTCCGCGGCACGGCGCATGTTGTTCGCAAATGCCCCGCGGCCTACGGATTCGGCAACCTGGGCCTGCATCTCAAGGGTCTCGGGGGAGATGCGCATATCGTCCGAAGAGATGTTTCCGGCAAGCAGCCCGCCCTTCGTCATTTCGGTGAATTTCTTGCCTGTCGGGCTCTGAAGCTTATCCGCGGATTTCTCACTGAGCGGATAATTCGCGGCGGTCATTTTGCCTCCGAAGGAGACGGCAGCCGCAGGCTGCCCCTCGGCCTTCATGGCCTCCATGACCTTCTCAACTATCAGTTTCATCATAAGTTCCTGATCCATTACTCTGCCTCCTTACTTAAACGAAACAGCAACGCTCTGCGGCTTCTTGTTGTTATCGACGTGCTCCGTCTCCTTGATATGGAGAAGGGCGGCGATAGCCTGGTAGGCTGGGCGCGCCATCTGGTCGTTTCTTACGGGAACAGGAGTCGGCGCCTCGCCCTTCGCATACTTCGCGGCGTTTTTACCTATCTGGCGATAGGTCGCGAGGTCGATAAGCGGAGCCTGAGAGAAGAGCTCAAGGTTGCTGAGCGGAGGAAGGTTTTTCTGATGGATGACGGTAGTCCCCTTCGACTGGATGCCGATACCGATGCCGGAGCCGCTGTACTCGGCAGCGTCATGGGCGATGAAGGAGACGTCCGATGTGCGGTAGACTTTGATCACACGCCACTTCATCCCCTCTTCCTCGATGCCAGCGAGTATCTCGCGCAGCACCTTGTCATGGGGGATGCCAAGGATAGTCTTCGTCTGGTAGACTCCGAACGCGGGAGCCAGACCGACGACAACTTCATCGGAGGCTAGCCCCTTCGGCGCTTCGCCCGTCTCGCGGAGCTCCAGTTTGCTTACCTCGTCGCTGATAACGGGCTTATTTTCAACAGCCGCCTTTTTCTCTTCCTGTGCCGTAACTTCGGCAATTACCTCTTCTATAAAGGAGCGCAGTACCTTTTCGTCAAAAGTCATCTCGTATCACCTCTTTTAGATATCTTCTGGCCTAATTGCCTGGCTGATATTTTTGATCTCGTCCCAGCGTTCCTCCGAGATCTGGTATCCGGTCATCGGGCCGTGGTAATCGTTAGGTTCATTGACTGCGCTTATGACGTGGAAGTTTTCGTCAAGAATCGCGGAGGTGTGGAGATAGTCGCCTGCGACACGCTGTTTGAGCATTCCGAACACGCCGTCGGCGACGTCCGGGAAGCCAGCCTTTTCAAGAGCCTTAACAAAGTCGATACCAGTGACCTTGCGCGCCATCATCTCTTCGATAGCCTTGAGGTCTTCGTTGACATTGCGGTCCGGCATGTCCTTGCTTCCGTTGGCGTATGTCGCGGCCTCGACCTCTTCGTCGGTGATCGCGGGGAGTCCGAGTTCGCGGAACACTCCCTGCAGGGCGCGGGCGGCCTTGTTGCGGATACGGATAACGTCGTCTTCCTTAACGGGCTGGAGTCCGCCGTCGATCCTCATGTCGCGCTGGATGATGTTCCAGTCGTCGAAGTCCTCGGCGTCCCAGTTCGAACCGGCGAACATATTGTCGTAGTTCGGCGTCGCGCTGTAGCCGGAGCAGACGAAGTCCGTGCCGGAGAAGAACTGCGGAACCGAGCGGGCGACGCGGCGGAGGTCCGAATGTGTGAAGGTCTGGTCGTTCGACGAGGTGCACTCGAGGTCGAGCAGCATCGCGATGAGGTTCTCCGCGGCTACCGCGCGGATGCCTCCCGGCACACCGGCGGGAACGCCGATGCAGGAAACGGAGCCATTCTGGGTCCCCTGCACGCCTGCGCCCTTGGTGATCGCGAGACAGCGTGCCTCAAGGTAAAGCATTGACTTGCCCTCGGCGTATCCCATCTGTACCTCTGATCCGGTACCCGAGGTGAAGCGCATCTTGAGCCCGCGCGAGGCGTAGCAGGAGGCCAGGAAGGCCTTCGAATAGGGGGTGTCGTCGCCGTCCATAAAGACGGGTTCCGTACCGTAGACGGAGATCGTCTCAGCGTACGTCGTAAAGCCGCGCATACCGAGCTGAAGCTCCGTGGCCTCTTCCAGCGCGCACTGGGTAAGTATCCCCTGGCGTCCGGTCTGGGCGCCGATGAGCAACGACATCGCGTTGAAGGGGGCGTATCTGGCGATACCGACCGTCGTCTCCATCTCGTCGAATCCGCGGATAGCCGCCTCAGCGGCGTCGGCTGCGATCTGTATCGGGTTGTCTTTGACATTCGTCACATGGCACTGGTTGCTCGGCATTTTGCGGGCGCGCATCTTCGTCATCGCCATCATGATCTCCACGATGGTCAGTTTGTTGACGACGTCGACGAGCTTCGCGGGCGTAATACAAAGGGTCATGTCGAGTATCTCTTTGCGGGAGACGTTTATATCTATCAGTTTTCTGGCTATTTCAAGCGAATCCATCGCCATCACGCGCTCGGCGCCGTCGAGCCGGATCGCGTGGTCGGCGATAAAGGTGTCGAGCATGTCGAACTCCGCTCTTGATTTTCCGTCCAGCTCCGTGACCACGCCGTTCTCTATCTTGATACTCGGCTTCGGGTCAAAGGGGCTGTTCATGGCGATCAATCCGACTTCCGGCCACTCCTGTACAAATCCGTCTTTATTTACAGGACGCGCCGCAAGGGCTTCAAAGCGTTTTGATTTCATAAGTCACCATCTCCTTCTTTAGATGATATAGGGCTGGGTAGTTGATTTGAGCTCCGTCGCGGGGTCCAGAGTGACCAGTACCTGCTTGCCTACTTCGCGGGCGGCGATGATCGCCTGCTTGACGGCGCCGGAATCGCCGCTGAAGGTGAGAATGACTTCGTTAGAGAAGCTCGTCCCGCCGTTTGCCGGTGAAGAGTATCCGATGACGTCTACCGTCGCAGCCTTGACGGCCGTATCGCCGAGAAGGACGCCGATCGCCGCGGGAGCACCGACGGTAATGCCGAAGGCCTTACCTATCGGAGCGCCGAAGGCCTTGTTGAGGGCGTAGCTCGCGCGCGCCGTATACTGGAACTCAAGGTGTCCGGCGTTGTTGCCGTAGACGTCGCCAAAGGTGCGGTCAAGCTCTCTGAGGGCAACCTCTACCGCTCTTCTCACATCAGAAACATCTTCGGCTCCGAAAATAATGAGGGAGCCGTGACCGGCCCCGCCCTCTGTATCGCGGGGGAGTTCAATCTTAAGTATTTCGCTGTTCGTAGCCTTAACCGCCTCGTCGGCCGCGAAGATATGCGGCCCGGCTCCGGTACGGCCGCCGAGGATGCCGATCGAACGAAACTTCTTGTCGATGCCCATCTTCTCGTGCATCTGGTGGTCCACGTTGGCGATCACTAGGCCGATCGTGTGGCCGATCGCCGTGCCTACAAATTCCGTGAGGCCGCATCCGGCTTCGCAGCAGCAGTCCTCAACCGCTTTGGCCGCGGTTTCCGGTTTGGCCGTCTCAATATTTCCGAGCTTTTTCGTAAGTTCGTCCATGATCTTGTTGACCAGTTCGTCTTTCATATTCTCGTTACCTCCGTTATCTTCTCTTAATTAATTGTGATGGAGCTGCAGCTATTCCTGCGCGGGAAGGATCTTTTCCACATCCGTGTGAGGGCGCGGAATGACATGCTGGGATACAATCTCTCCGACCTTCTCCGCCGCGCATGCGCCAGCGTCCACCGCGGCCTTCACCGCGCCCACGTCACCTCTGACCATCACCGTTACAAGGCCGGAGCCGATCTTTTCGTATCCGACCAGGGATACGTTCGCGGATTTCACCATCGCGTCCGCCGCTTCGATGGCGCCAACGAGCCCGCGGGTTTCAACCATACCAAGAGCTTCTTTCTGCATCTTTGTCCTCCTCATCGTATTGAAGATCTATTGAGTTTCATGCCTGTAATCCTCATTATTAGATATGGAGGTTTTTTATGCTCAGCGCTTTTTTATGCTTCTAGGGGATTTTTTTATGGAATTTTCAGAATAAATACGGGGGTCCATGCTATGTATTATCGCATGGACCCCCGTATTTAAAAATGTGTACCATAAATTTTTGACTGCCAGCTTAACAGGCTAAAGCGAAGATATATCAGAATGACAAAAATCTACCCGCCGCTCTTCTTATCGGCGATGAAACGCTGCCGGTACTCCGTCGGGGAGAGGCCGACCTTCTTTTTAAAGACCTTGCTGAAGTAGTTCGTCTCGTTGTACGAAAGCTCACAGGCGATGTTTATCACCGGCATATCCGTGTTCTGAAGCATATCTTTCGCGATCTCGATCCGCCTGTCGGTGACATAGACGATAAAATTAATCCCCATCGCCTTTTTGAAAACCTTACTGAAATAGCTGGGGCTCATGTTGATATGCTCAGCCGCAGAATTGAGGGTGATGCCGTTCTTGATGTTGAGCTCTATATAATTGAGCACTTTTTTGAGTTCGTCGCCGGTGTTGAGCTGGAACTTTTCCAGCTCAACAAAGATGAAATCTATCATCTCTTCGATGATCTCCGAGGATTCAAAGCGCCGGACCTGGATATTGTAATTCGTAAAGAAGCGCTCAAGACAGCTCTCCAGCTTCTTTTGCAGCTCCTCATTACCGTACCACCGCCCAATCTCCGAGACGCCGCGCGCAAAATTTATGATGCCGCTTCTGATGTTCTTCGCGCTATGGTCGGAATAGATGAGTCCAAGATATTCCTTGACGATATTTTTAGATTTTTTATAGTCGCATTCGTGAATGCAGTTTTCCAATAACTTGAGGTAGCGGACGAAGTCCTCCTCATCCGCTGCGGCAGCCTCTTTTTTCGCGGGAGCGCCCTTGCGGCTCTGCGCTATGACGTTCTCCACAAGAGATATAAGCTGCTCGCGGCGATAGGGCTTCAAAAGGTAGCCGTCGGCATTGAAGCGGGTCGCCATCCGCGCGATACGCTCCTCCCTCTTTACGGAGGTAAGTATCAGCGAAATGCTCCCGTTAACGTTGCGCGCGCTGTGGACCAGCACCTCGGCGAAATCGGAATAGATCGAATAATAAGGGATGTTGACGATCAGGAGGTCTATATCGCCCTTCTTGACGAGCTCAGAGGCCTCGGGACCCTCTGCCGCAGAAAGCAGCTCAACAGACGACGAAAACTTTTTTTCAAGTACGTCACGCATCATCCGTCTATCGATCGCGCTGCTGTCAACCACGAGAATCCTGTACATTTCAGCACCTCCGCCTCTGCGCCCGGTAACCTGCTCCTCCTTTTATTTTACCATGCCTCCGCTTGAAAGCGGCAGCCGCACATGGAGACTGCCGCCGACGTAATCGCCGTCGGTCTTTTGAAGAAATATGCCGTAAGTCTCGCCGAAAAGGCTTTTGATACGGCGGTTGAGCGTCGAAAGGACGACCTTTCCGCTCTCCGTCTCC is drawn from Cloacibacillus sp. and contains these coding sequences:
- a CDS encoding cob(I)yrinic acid a,c-diamide adenosyltransferase; the encoded protein is MANLYTKTGDKGTTSLVGGSRVSKADGRVECYGTIDEAGSMLGLAYSQSKLDYVRETVHAIQGRLFALGAELASDEKGLEKLRDLIGEADIKFLENVVDRCTEVAGVQRSFVIPGVNPASAALHVARTIVRRAERAMTRCNEALQPGKRFFREEIIRYVNRLSDAVYALARYEETVAAECELRAKVEKMVKEELRTAVNNTDAPFTLENMKRMAAAAEKRAKEMGVPIVFAAVDMGGHPVLLHRMEDSLLASIDIALNKAYTAASLKMATHELGEVSQPGKFLYGVQNTNKNRIVIFGGGFPYKYDGRVVGAIGVSGGTVEEDMEIALCAMNYRIGGIDQ
- a CDS encoding aldehyde dehydrogenase family protein: MNIDAALIEGIVKGVMRKIDESENNAADNCGIFADMNDAIEAAAAAQRRYLDCSMADRARFVEAVRETVLNEENLKFMSRSTIEETGMGNYEHKLVKNRLAATKSPGIEDLTTEALTGDDGLTIVEYSPFGVIGAITPTTNPTETIICNSIGMLAAGNTVVFSPHPRAKKVSLWLVSELNRALAAAGAPANLIVTISEPSIENTNLMMAHPKVRMLVATGGPAIVKTVLSSGKKAIGAGAGNPPAVVDESANIEKAAKDIVDGCAFDNNLPCIAEKEVIVVDSAADYLIFNMKKNGAFEVKDPAVIERLVGLVTKEGKSPKTEFVGKSAKYILEKAGVEAPEDTRVIIMEAKEEHPFVQVELMMPILPIVRVDDVNEAIAMAVRVEHGNRHTAMMHSRNVDSLTKMAKLIQTTIFVKNGPSYAGIGVGGMGHTTFTIAGPTGEGLTSAKTFARRRRCVLVGGMDIR
- a CDS encoding EutN/CcmL family microcompartment protein; the protein is MYLARVIGTVVSTSKNAALIGMKLLIVERVNEYLECEGKCEVAVDSVGAGTGELVLVLEGSSARRVFSENAPVDKAIVGIVDTVEVG
- a CDS encoding glycerol dehydratase reactivase beta/small subunit family protein yields the protein MYIEQERPTVKIFFREGPRSAALLRQIGFGLEEEGIPYEAVADSSEDEACGLAWNAARASQMEVGIGIDVGTVALHYAKLDRERPLFKTAAASDGEEIRVIGTNAGRLVKKLPLKITESIADKVVK
- the eutJ gene encoding ethanolamine utilization protein EutJ is translated as MAADLTIPNETLREFARLVEEEAVNPWKGELKVGVDLGTANILVSVTDSAGRPVAGVSTPSCVVRDGIVVDYVGAIRIVRSMKARLEEKLGVRLTKAACAIPPGISPGNTKAIGNVVEAADFELTAIIDEPTAAATVLGIKEGAVVDVGGGTTGISVIRNGEVVLTADEPTGGTHMTLVLAGFHRTTTEEAECLKKDPAQESSVFPVIKPVVEKMASIVAGAIRGHQVETIYVVGGACCFKEFEGIFEKRIGIPTVKPAAPLLVTPLGIAMNA
- a CDS encoding phosphate propanoyltransferase produces the protein MAAENAESRENLIKLVTRLVLEELAKGPGIPLGVSNRHIHLDRGDMDALFGKGCELTHKKDLGQPGQYASEETVTIRGPKGQIDKVRVLGPLRPETQVEISLSDGFTLGLRPPVRESGKIAGTPGIEIIGPRGSVMKDGSVIAALRHIHMSDKEAAFYGFKDKEIVDVEVGSPERSAVLHNVLLRVSDKYALEMHIDTDEANAVGAKNGDLVRIVGRARQ
- a CDS encoding BMC domain-containing protein, coding for MSEALGMIETKGLVGAIEAADAMTKSANVVLIGYEKIGSGLVTVMVRGDVGAVKAAVDAGACAAEKVGEIISQHVIPRPHADVEKILPKAL
- a CDS encoding flavoprotein; amino-acid sequence: MREEKLLENAEEALVAEVVRRVVKKLISVQKKALVVYTGSLIGFVPALVSLQQLQQAGFTFDLFLSKSASKLLNVDTLRTVLAPGAFYQEEQLDCAPELLAALYYTVIVPALTVNTAAKIAACIADTPAARIISNSMMRGKNVVIARDGCCPENAERAAKGYNMTPALKAKLSANLETLRDFGAALCGCDTLAFKTIKLIEPQAPEAAPRASVEDFFSVKRVIGRREVVSLPAGSLLRVSKNALVTQLAYDAAFQRGVRIEKEV